One segment of Fimbriiglobus ruber DNA contains the following:
- the hisG gene encoding ATP phosphoribosyltransferase, which yields MTTPVLKLGIPAGSLQEATGELFRKAGYKISFPSRSYYPTIDDPEIHCTLIRAQEIARYVQDGSLDCGLTGHDWVVENDAKVTELAELVFSKVSRKPVRWVLAVPTESPIQTPKDLQGKRIATEVVNITRRWLASHGVTANVEFSWGATEVKPPRLADAIVEVTETGSSLRANNLRIVCDILTSTTRFIANDNAAVDPWKRRKMDDLILMLRGAMAAENKVGLMMNVRKADLEKVLAVLPAMLKPTISGLSDPNWADVMAILDEDAVRRLIPDLKRSGASGIVEFPLTKIID from the coding sequence ATGACCACTCCCGTTTTGAAGCTCGGCATCCCCGCCGGGTCGTTGCAAGAGGCGACCGGCGAACTGTTCCGCAAGGCCGGGTACAAGATCTCGTTCCCGTCGCGGAGCTACTACCCGACGATCGACGACCCGGAGATCCACTGCACACTGATCCGCGCGCAGGAAATCGCCCGGTACGTTCAGGACGGGTCGCTCGACTGCGGGCTGACCGGGCACGACTGGGTCGTCGAGAACGACGCGAAGGTGACCGAGCTGGCCGAACTCGTGTTCAGCAAGGTGAGCCGTAAGCCGGTCCGGTGGGTGCTCGCCGTACCGACCGAGTCGCCGATCCAGACGCCGAAGGACTTGCAGGGCAAGCGGATCGCCACCGAGGTGGTGAACATCACCCGCCGCTGGCTGGCGTCCCACGGCGTCACCGCCAACGTCGAGTTCAGCTGGGGGGCGACCGAGGTCAAGCCGCCGCGGTTGGCCGACGCGATCGTGGAAGTTACCGAGACCGGCAGTTCGCTCCGGGCGAACAACCTCCGCATCGTCTGCGACATCCTGACCAGCACGACTCGGTTCATCGCCAACGACAACGCGGCGGTCGACCCGTGGAAGCGGCGCAAGATGGACGACCTGATCCTCATGCTCCGCGGGGCGATGGCGGCCGAGAACAAGGTCGGGCTGATGATGAACGTGCGGAAGGCGGACCTGGAAAAAGTCCTCGCCGTCCTCCCGGCCATGCTCAAGCCGACGATCTCCGGCCTCTCGGATCCGAACTGGGCGGACGTCATGGCCATCCTGGACGAGGACGCCGTCCGCCGCCTCATCCCCGACCTCAAACGCTCCGGGGCGTCCGGGATCGTCGAGTTCCCGCTGACGAAGATCATCGATTAA
- a CDS encoding GNAT family N-acetyltransferase codes for MGLSIRRATPADVDVVARFNAALAWESEHKRLDEETLRLGVRAVLADAHKGFYTLAERDGGDVVGQVLVTYEWSDWRNGWYWWIQSVYVHANGRRGGVFRALFDHLKAAATADPTVIGLRLYVDRDNAAAQATYRAIGMEEEPYHLLGMYPLPGKANVVAGG; via the coding sequence ATGGGACTGTCGATCCGCCGGGCGACCCCGGCCGACGTGGACGTCGTCGCCCGGTTCAACGCGGCGCTCGCCTGGGAGTCCGAGCACAAGCGGCTCGACGAGGAAACGCTCCGCTTGGGCGTCCGGGCGGTGCTGGCGGACGCCCACAAGGGGTTCTACACGCTGGCCGAGCGGGACGGCGGGGACGTGGTCGGGCAGGTGCTGGTGACGTACGAGTGGAGCGACTGGCGGAACGGGTGGTACTGGTGGATTCAGAGCGTGTACGTCCACGCGAACGGCCGGCGCGGGGGAGTGTTTCGCGCGCTGTTCGACCACCTGAAGGCGGCCGCCACCGCCGACCCGACGGTCATCGGCCTCCGCCTCTACGTCGACCGCGACAACGCCGCCGCCCAGGCAACGTACCGCGCCATCGGGATGGAAGAGGAGCCGTACCACCTGCTCGGCATGTACCCGCTGCCGGGCAAGGCGAACGTGGTGGCGGGCGGGTGA
- a CDS encoding low molecular weight phosphatase family protein: MPADPIPEAVPSGTSILFVCTGNTCRSPLAEALCRRLAADRLGCTPDELAARGVVIRSAGVAAMPGDEAAGLAVEVARELGADLTDHRSRPVNPELLADATRVVAMTRMHAIALAMHFPGLGPVPELLCGPEGDLDDPLGGDLDVYRDCAEVILRHLGRVLPEWLGTPRSGAA; this comes from the coding sequence ATGCCAGCCGACCCGATACCGGAAGCCGTGCCGTCCGGAACGTCTATTTTGTTCGTCTGTACCGGTAACACGTGCCGCAGTCCGCTCGCAGAGGCCCTCTGCCGGCGGTTGGCGGCCGACCGGCTCGGGTGTACCCCGGACGAACTGGCCGCCCGCGGGGTCGTGATCCGGTCGGCGGGCGTCGCCGCCATGCCGGGGGACGAGGCGGCGGGCCTGGCGGTCGAGGTCGCGCGGGAACTCGGCGCGGACCTGACCGACCACCGCAGCCGGCCGGTGAACCCGGAGCTGTTGGCCGACGCGACGCGGGTCGTGGCCATGACGCGGATGCACGCGATCGCCCTCGCGATGCACTTTCCCGGGCTCGGCCCCGTCCCGGAGCTGCTCTGCGGCCCCGAAGGCGACCTGGACGACCCGCTCGGCGGCGACCTGGACGTTTACCGCGATTGCGCGGAGGTCATCCTCCGACACCTCGGGCGCGTCTTGCCCGAATGGCTGGGGACCCCGCGGAGTGGCGCGGCGTGA
- the rpiB gene encoding ribose 5-phosphate isomerase B, producing the protein MKIAVGNDHRGVAAKQRIATVLNGLGHELIDLGATISGSADYPDFAIPVAEVVAGGGADRGILICATGHGMCIVANKVHGIRAVNCRDVVDAEMSRLHNDANVLCLSADLLGEEAIERMVRTWLETKFEGGRHARRLDKISRYENDQSVKS; encoded by the coding sequence ATGAAAATCGCGGTGGGTAACGATCACCGGGGGGTGGCTGCCAAGCAGCGGATCGCGACCGTCCTTAACGGGCTCGGGCACGAACTCATCGATCTCGGCGCGACCATCTCGGGCAGCGCCGACTACCCGGACTTCGCCATCCCGGTGGCCGAGGTGGTCGCCGGCGGCGGGGCGGACCGCGGCATCCTAATCTGCGCGACCGGCCACGGCATGTGCATCGTGGCGAACAAGGTCCACGGCATCCGGGCGGTCAACTGCCGGGACGTGGTCGACGCCGAGATGAGCCGCCTGCACAACGACGCGAACGTCCTCTGCCTGTCCGCCGACCTGCTGGGCGAGGAGGCGATCGAGCGCATGGTCCGCACGTGGCTCGAAACCAAGTTCGAGGGCGGCCGCCACGCCCGCCGGCTCGACAAGATCAGCCGGTACGAAAACGACCAGTCTGTGAAGAGCTAA
- the hisI gene encoding phosphoribosyl-AMP cyclohydrolase, with translation MNADVLNFEKAGGLVAAIAQDADTGDVLMIAWMNREAFEETVRTRRAVYYSRSRNRLWRKGEESGNVQEVKSLYVDCDGDAVLLKVKQIGGAACHEGYQSCFFRELDGDALRVVGDRVFDPAAVYKK, from the coding sequence GTGAACGCGGACGTGTTGAATTTCGAGAAGGCCGGCGGGCTGGTCGCCGCGATCGCCCAGGACGCGGACACCGGCGACGTCCTGATGATCGCGTGGATGAACCGGGAGGCGTTCGAGGAGACGGTCCGGACCCGCAGGGCGGTCTACTACAGCCGCAGCCGGAACAGGCTCTGGCGCAAGGGCGAAGAAAGTGGAAACGTGCAGGAAGTGAAGAGTCTGTACGTCGACTGCGACGGCGACGCGGTCCTGCTCAAGGTGAAGCAGATCGGCGGCGCGGCGTGCCACGAGGGGTACCAGTCCTGCTTCTTCCGCGAACTCGACGGGGACGCCCTCCGCGTCGTCGGCGACCGCGTGTTCGACCCCGCCGCCGTGTACAAGAAGTAG
- a CDS encoding Fic family protein, protein MGRRKATINERVIRTVHGLVMTGQAKPTPYRDGQNVIRDNRTASIVYLPPEAKDVPVLMRELVAWNTEALTQQELPIPIVAALAHYQFATIHPYFDGNGRTARSPP, encoded by the coding sequence TTGGGCCGACGGAAAGCGACCATCAACGAGCGGGTCATCCGTACCGTCCACGGCCTGGTTATGACCGGACAGGCCAAGCCCACGCCTTACCGGGACGGGCAGAATGTCATCCGCGACAACCGCACCGCTTCCATCGTCTACCTGCCGCCGGAGGCGAAAGACGTGCCCGTGCTGATGCGGGAGCTGGTCGCGTGGAATACTGAAGCCTTGACCCAGCAAGAATTGCCCATCCCGATCGTCGCGGCCCTCGCCCACTATCAGTTCGCCACCATCCACCCCTATTTCGACGGCAACGGCCGCACCGCCCGCTCACCACCCTGA
- a CDS encoding DUF6314 family protein: MGVSIWAAWECLGAVRELTFATHSHSPTYTGWGGTGRGIVRTEPVGPTILIFDETGAWTREGGRENRFSNVFRWTADPAGHFIRLEHLRFGADQPVYLFDLVPTADHILESADPHVCQADLYAARMEYGASAVYLNWTITGPKKDERISYTYKTTQL; the protein is encoded by the coding sequence ATGGGCGTGAGCATTTGGGCGGCGTGGGAATGCCTCGGCGCGGTCCGCGAATTAACGTTTGCGACCCACTCCCATTCGCCCACATACACTGGGTGGGGCGGAACCGGCCGCGGGATCGTTCGCACCGAGCCGGTCGGTCCAACGATTTTGATCTTTGACGAAACCGGGGCGTGGACGCGCGAGGGCGGCCGCGAGAATCGTTTCAGCAACGTCTTCCGCTGGACGGCCGATCCGGCCGGGCACTTCATTCGTCTCGAACACCTGCGATTCGGTGCGGACCAGCCCGTTTACCTGTTCGATCTGGTTCCCACGGCAGACCACATTTTGGAATCAGCAGACCCCCACGTGTGCCAAGCAGACTTGTACGCGGCCCGTATGGAATACGGGGCGTCCGCCGTGTACTTGAACTGGACGATTACCGGCCCCAAAAAAGACGAACGGATTTCGTACACCTACAAGACGACACAATTGTAA
- a CDS encoding adenine phosphoribosyltransferase — MDLSRYIRDVSDFPKPGILFKDITPLLADPAAFEAAVIQLADHYAAADVGAIAAAEARGFLFAAPVALRLRKPLVPLRKPGKLPYHTHSLKYDLEYGQTELHMHTDGVAPGTKVLMIDDVLATGGTMAAGCRLVERAGGVVVGCAFLIELGFLNGRAKLAGHDVFSLLMY; from the coding sequence ATGGATCTTTCCCGGTACATTCGCGACGTCTCCGATTTCCCCAAACCGGGCATCCTCTTCAAAGACATTACCCCCCTGCTCGCCGACCCGGCGGCGTTCGAGGCCGCGGTGATCCAACTCGCCGACCACTACGCGGCGGCCGATGTCGGGGCGATCGCGGCGGCCGAGGCCCGCGGGTTCCTGTTCGCCGCCCCGGTCGCGCTCCGGCTCCGCAAGCCCCTCGTCCCCCTGCGGAAGCCGGGCAAGCTCCCGTACCACACGCACAGCTTGAAGTACGACCTGGAATACGGCCAGACCGAACTGCACATGCACACGGACGGGGTCGCGCCCGGGACGAAAGTCCTCATGATCGACGACGTACTCGCCACCGGCGGCACGATGGCCGCCGGGTGTCGGCTGGTCGAGCGGGCCGGCGGGGTCGTCGTCGGGTGCGCGTTCCTGATCGAACTCGGGTTCCTGAACGGCCGCGCCAAGCTGGCCGGGCACGACGTCTTCAGCCTGTTGATGTACTGA
- a CDS encoding nucleotide exchange factor GrpE produces MSDAAPPVRAEFSADGRREAAPLTPDRIDAVLADFRGWLTALAAAPPESEPALAPEPVDLAAVVAQFVALRHEVNLQTRAARTAVEQTCEALKLLNQPAKPAADPDEPVRPFVKALIDIADALTIAGRQVERTRTALEPLLEDLTGSSLPEPPDLPPADEPAAPEATDRPGFFARMFGAAPAPGRPPAGNDGAWVQWAEDVEAADAERAQRAEAADEKLRPLLAGLGDGYAMSLRRVDRVLPQFDIEPIDCVGQVFDPELMEVLEVLTDPDQPSGTVAEEVRRGYRWRGKLFRFAQVKVVR; encoded by the coding sequence ATGTCGGACGCCGCGCCGCCGGTTCGGGCTGAATTCTCTGCTGACGGCCGCCGGGAAGCTGCCCCGCTGACCCCCGACCGGATCGACGCCGTCCTGGCCGACTTCCGCGGGTGGCTCACCGCGCTGGCGGCCGCCCCCCCAGAGAGCGAACCCGCACTCGCCCCGGAGCCGGTCGACCTGGCCGCGGTGGTCGCGCAGTTCGTGGCGCTGCGGCACGAGGTCAACTTGCAGACGCGGGCGGCCCGCACGGCCGTCGAACAGACCTGCGAAGCCCTCAAGCTGCTAAACCAGCCCGCGAAGCCAGCCGCCGACCCGGACGAGCCGGTCCGCCCGTTCGTCAAGGCGCTAATCGACATCGCGGACGCCCTCACGATCGCCGGCCGACAGGTCGAGCGGACGCGGACCGCCCTCGAACCGCTGCTCGAAGACCTGACCGGCTCGTCGCTCCCGGAGCCACCGGACCTGCCGCCGGCGGACGAGCCCGCGGCCCCCGAAGCCACGGACCGCCCCGGATTCTTCGCGCGAATGTTCGGAGCTGCTCCTGCGCCAGGTCGACCACCGGCGGGTAACGACGGTGCGTGGGTCCAGTGGGCCGAGGACGTCGAGGCGGCCGACGCGGAGCGGGCCCAGCGAGCCGAGGCCGCGGACGAGAAATTGCGACCCCTGCTCGCCGGACTGGGCGACGGGTACGCGATGAGCCTCCGCCGCGTCGACCGCGTGTTGCCGCAGTTCGACATCGAGCCGATCGACTGCGTGGGGCAAGTGTTCGACCCCGAGTTGATGGAAGTCCTCGAAGTCCTCACCGATCCCGATCAGCCGTCCGGGACGGTGGCCGAGGAGGTTCGCCGCGGCTACCGGTGGCGCGGTAAACTGTTCCGATTCGCGCAGGTGAAAGTTGTAAGATGA
- the cysK gene encoding cysteine synthase A encodes MRDTASIRPKVYDSITETIGGTPLIKLHRVTKGCHGTVIAKLENFNPLWSVKDRIGVAMIEDAEKSGKINKDTLIIEPTSGNTGIGLAFTCAAKGYRLAVTMPESMSLERRRLLKALGADLYLTPREQGMRGAIAKAEELRREHGGEPKAFIPQQFENPANPEVHRQTTAEEIWKATGGKFDIFVSGVGTGGTITGCGEVFKSRNKAIRCVAVEPTASSVLTQHLVDGVPVDQVKPGPHKIQGIGAGFVPGIVQQGLKRAKDGGYTLIDEVVQVTEDESFEMARRLAKEEGMLCGISCGAATAAAIKIAMRPDSAGKTIIVVLPDLGERYLSTALYPQD; translated from the coding sequence ATGCGTGATACCGCGTCTATCCGTCCCAAGGTGTACGACAGCATTACCGAAACGATCGGCGGCACCCCGCTGATCAAGCTGCACCGGGTCACGAAGGGGTGCCACGGCACCGTTATCGCCAAGCTCGAAAACTTCAACCCGCTCTGGTCGGTCAAGGACCGGATCGGGGTGGCGATGATTGAGGACGCGGAGAAGAGCGGGAAGATCAACAAAGACACGCTCATCATCGAGCCGACGTCCGGGAACACCGGGATCGGCCTCGCGTTCACCTGCGCGGCGAAGGGGTATCGGCTCGCCGTGACCATGCCGGAGAGCATGTCGCTGGAACGGCGGCGGCTGCTCAAGGCGCTCGGCGCGGACCTCTACCTCACCCCCCGGGAGCAGGGCATGCGGGGGGCCATCGCCAAGGCCGAGGAACTCCGCCGGGAGCACGGCGGCGAGCCGAAAGCGTTCATCCCCCAGCAGTTCGAGAACCCGGCCAACCCGGAAGTCCACCGCCAGACGACCGCCGAGGAAATCTGGAAGGCGACCGGCGGGAAGTTCGACATCTTCGTGTCCGGCGTCGGGACGGGCGGGACGATCACCGGCTGTGGCGAAGTGTTCAAGAGCCGCAACAAAGCGATCCGGTGCGTCGCGGTCGAGCCGACGGCCAGTTCGGTCCTCACCCAGCACCTCGTGGACGGCGTCCCGGTCGACCAGGTCAAGCCCGGCCCGCACAAGATTCAGGGGATCGGCGCGGGGTTCGTTCCCGGCATCGTTCAGCAGGGGCTCAAGCGAGCCAAGGACGGCGGGTACACGCTGATCGACGAAGTGGTCCAGGTCACGGAAGACGAGTCGTTCGAGATGGCCCGCCGGCTGGCGAAGGAAGAGGGCATGCTCTGCGGCATTAGCTGCGGCGCCGCGACGGCGGCCGCCATCAAGATCGCCATGCGGCCCGACTCAGCCGGCAAGACGATCATCGTCGTCCTCCCCGACCTCGGCGAGCGCTACCTGTCGACGGCCCTCTACCCGCAAGACTGA
- a CDS encoding DUF6585 family protein: protein MSTADIVIDRCREELGEPDAVFGLSPGRFRAKFALGVALVTLSLVGNYLYWVEGPAFVNKGSLLLLILPPASGVMLLWHLYRTRGLHVLAYPTGLLRVQRREVESFPWAEIVEVRVKADSGTVAVRPDDAGGVTACWLEVGVPVFQIWNGGLIVRRADGTEVKFTPVVSEYGQLVERVQRATFLFLGPPAIAKYAAGEPQVFGPFEVGWDGLRVGKNVLPWVELGDVSIVQKKLSVKRKGKWLTWTTQDLESIPNPHVLLALIELARRAARPDLPAEPNDEPGE from the coding sequence GTGAGTACAGCCGACATCGTCATCGACCGCTGCCGCGAAGAGTTGGGGGAGCCGGACGCCGTGTTCGGGCTTAGTCCGGGGCGGTTCCGGGCCAAGTTCGCCCTCGGGGTCGCCCTCGTAACTCTTTCACTGGTCGGGAATTACTTGTACTGGGTGGAAGGCCCGGCGTTCGTTAACAAGGGCTCTCTTCTGCTGTTGATTCTCCCGCCCGCGTCCGGGGTGATGCTCCTCTGGCACCTGTACCGCACACGCGGGCTGCACGTCCTCGCGTACCCGACCGGCTTGCTGCGGGTCCAGCGCAGGGAGGTGGAATCGTTCCCGTGGGCGGAGATCGTTGAGGTCCGCGTCAAGGCCGACAGCGGCACGGTTGCCGTCCGCCCCGACGACGCGGGCGGCGTGACTGCGTGTTGGTTGGAGGTCGGGGTGCCGGTGTTTCAGATCTGGAACGGGGGCCTGATCGTCCGCCGGGCGGACGGAACCGAGGTCAAGTTCACGCCCGTGGTCAGCGAGTACGGGCAGCTGGTCGAGCGGGTCCAGCGGGCGACCTTCTTGTTCCTCGGCCCGCCCGCGATCGCCAAATACGCAGCCGGAGAGCCCCAGGTGTTCGGCCCGTTCGAGGTCGGTTGGGACGGGCTGCGGGTGGGTAAGAACGTCCTCCCGTGGGTCGAACTCGGGGACGTGTCGATCGTGCAGAAGAAGTTGTCGGTCAAGCGCAAGGGGAAGTGGTTAACCTGGACCACACAGGATCTGGAGTCGATCCCGAACCCGCACGTCCTGCTCGCCCTGATCGAACTGGCCCGCCGCGCCGCCCGGCCCGACCTGCCGGCGGAGCCGAACGACGAGCCGGGGGAGTGA
- a CDS encoding J domain-containing protein, which produces MSDPYETLGVPIDATDDVLRKRYLELIREFTPEHHPERFAAIRAAYEKIKDVDARTKYRLFETGAGDTIEGLIEEVTCRTPRRRFGLNSLLTAAGKLPR; this is translated from the coding sequence ATGTCCGATCCGTATGAAACACTCGGCGTCCCGATCGACGCGACGGACGACGTGCTCCGCAAGCGGTACCTGGAGCTGATCCGGGAGTTCACCCCGGAACACCACCCGGAGCGGTTCGCGGCGATCCGGGCCGCGTACGAGAAAATCAAGGACGTCGACGCCCGGACGAAATACCGCCTGTTCGAGACGGGCGCCGGCGACACGATCGAAGGGCTCATCGAGGAGGTGACATGTCGGACGCCGCGCCGCCGGTTCGGGCTGAATTCTCTGCTGACGGCCGCCGGGAAGCTGCCCCGCTGA
- a CDS encoding Hsp70 family protein encodes MADDIIVGIDLGTTNSEVAIVEDGRPRVLNVDGDPILPSVVGIAEDGRLLVGKAARNQYVLAPDRTVKSIKRKMGEDVTVDIGDQKFRPQEISAMILRRLKDAAEQELGKPVVKAVITVPAYFNDSQRQATREAGALAGLDVVRILNEPTAAALTYTPNPTGTERFLVYDLGGGTFDVSIVQAEGGVFEVLASHGDTHLGGDDFDDLLLNHLADEFKEMYAIDLREDRVAKARLLRAAEAAKRQLSDHAFAKVEEEFIAEKDGVPLHLSTEIERPEYETLIRPLIDRTMECVQRSLDDARLTASQVARVVLVGGSTRTPLIGQLLEARLGQPAHREVHPDLCVAMGAAVQAAIVAGQNVGAVLVDISPHSLGIKCLDYPDEFTFRPNEFKFAPIIRRNTPLPASRSEIFCTVSDSQPTVEIDVYQGESEDVRRNHRVGKFLIEGLARVPAGNQLVVQLDLTLDGTLKVSAREKATGMQKQIAIENALARFAVEEREAARSRLDRLWSSDEPMTEDGDTAADAPVGAEAFAGSLDAPQLATGPAEGQRETVQARALLEKAERVREKVSAEDRTELDRLTERVRVALTDRAWGDLTVASNELTDVLFYLEDA; translated from the coding sequence ATGGCAGATGACATCATCGTCGGGATCGACCTCGGGACGACGAACAGCGAAGTGGCGATCGTCGAGGACGGACGGCCGCGGGTGTTGAACGTGGACGGCGACCCGATCCTGCCGTCGGTCGTCGGGATCGCCGAGGATGGCCGGTTGCTCGTGGGTAAGGCCGCGCGGAACCAGTACGTCCTGGCCCCGGACCGGACCGTCAAATCGATCAAGCGGAAGATGGGCGAGGACGTGACGGTCGACATCGGGGACCAGAAGTTCCGCCCGCAAGAAATTTCGGCCATGATCCTCCGGCGTCTCAAGGACGCGGCCGAGCAGGAACTCGGCAAGCCGGTCGTGAAAGCCGTCATCACCGTCCCGGCGTACTTCAACGACTCCCAGCGGCAGGCCACCCGGGAGGCCGGGGCGCTGGCCGGCCTGGACGTCGTCCGCATCCTGAACGAGCCGACCGCCGCGGCCCTGACGTACACCCCGAACCCGACCGGCACCGAGCGGTTCCTGGTCTACGACCTCGGGGGCGGGACGTTCGACGTGTCGATTGTTCAGGCCGAGGGCGGGGTGTTCGAGGTTCTCGCCAGCCACGGCGACACGCACCTCGGCGGCGACGACTTCGACGACCTCCTGCTCAACCACCTGGCAGACGAATTCAAGGAGATGTACGCGATCGACCTGCGGGAAGACCGCGTGGCCAAGGCCCGGCTGCTCCGGGCGGCCGAGGCGGCCAAGCGGCAACTCTCCGACCACGCGTTCGCCAAGGTCGAGGAAGAGTTCATCGCCGAGAAGGATGGCGTCCCGCTGCACCTGAGTACCGAGATCGAGCGGCCCGAGTACGAGACGCTGATTCGGCCGCTGATCGACCGGACGATGGAATGCGTCCAGCGGTCGCTCGACGACGCCCGGCTGACGGCCTCCCAGGTCGCCCGGGTGGTGTTGGTCGGGGGCAGCACGCGGACGCCACTAATTGGCCAGCTCCTCGAAGCCCGCCTCGGCCAGCCGGCCCACCGGGAGGTCCACCCGGACCTGTGTGTGGCGATGGGGGCGGCCGTCCAGGCGGCCATCGTCGCCGGGCAGAACGTCGGCGCGGTCCTGGTCGATATCAGCCCGCACTCCCTCGGGATCAAGTGCCTGGATTACCCGGACGAGTTCACGTTCCGGCCGAACGAGTTCAAGTTCGCCCCGATCATTCGTCGGAACACGCCACTCCCGGCGTCCCGGAGCGAGATCTTTTGCACCGTCTCGGACTCGCAGCCGACCGTCGAGATCGATGTCTACCAGGGCGAGAGCGAAGATGTCCGGCGGAACCACCGCGTCGGCAAGTTCTTGATCGAGGGCCTGGCCCGGGTGCCAGCCGGGAACCAGCTCGTCGTTCAACTCGACCTGACGCTGGACGGGACGCTCAAGGTGTCCGCCCGCGAGAAGGCGACCGGGATGCAGAAGCAGATCGCGATCGAGAATGCGCTGGCCCGGTTCGCTGTCGAAGAGCGGGAAGCGGCCCGGTCACGGCTCGACCGGCTTTGGAGCAGTGACGAACCGATGACGGAGGACGGTGACACGGCCGCCGACGCCCCGGTCGGCGCCGAGGCGTTCGCGGGCAGCCTCGACGCCCCGCAACTCGCCACCGGCCCGGCCGAGGGCCAGCGCGAAACGGTGCAGGCCCGGGCGTTACTGGAGAAGGCCGAGCGGGTTCGCGAAAAGGTGTCGGCCGAGGACCGGACGGAACTCGACCGCCTGACCGAGCGGGTCCGCGTCGCCCTCACCGACCGCGCTTGGGGCGACCTGACCGTGGCCAGCAACGAGCTAACGGACGTGCTGTTTTACCTGGAAGATGCGTAG
- a CDS encoding DUF2071 domain-containing protein, protein MKIPVIRGLIDRRILVNYRVAPDILAALLPAPFRPKLHRGYGWVGICLIRLRHVRPAFLPSWLGIASENAAHRTAVEWDEDGHVREGVYVRRRDTSSRLNALAGGRLFPGIHSHAKFTVDETEKHLEVRVTSDDGATRLSVVGDVATELPATSVFGSLAEASAFFQAGSLGYSATPDPRTFQGLELRCHRWQVEPLHVSSVESNFFDDRGIFPPGSIEFDCALLMRDIQHEWHGRADLCCAGETSPVKLGA, encoded by the coding sequence ATGAAGATTCCCGTCATTCGCGGCCTCATCGACCGGCGGATTCTCGTCAACTACCGCGTGGCCCCCGACATCCTCGCTGCCCTTTTGCCGGCCCCGTTTCGCCCGAAACTTCATCGCGGCTACGGCTGGGTCGGCATTTGCCTCATCCGGTTGCGGCACGTGCGGCCCGCGTTCCTTCCCTCGTGGCTCGGCATCGCCTCGGAAAATGCGGCCCACCGGACCGCCGTCGAGTGGGACGAGGACGGGCACGTCCGCGAGGGTGTGTACGTCCGCCGACGGGACACCAGTTCGCGGCTCAACGCGCTGGCCGGCGGCCGCTTGTTCCCCGGCATCCACTCGCACGCAAAGTTCACGGTCGACGAAACCGAGAAGCATTTGGAGGTCCGGGTGACGAGCGACGACGGCGCGACGAGGCTTTCCGTCGTCGGCGACGTCGCGACCGAACTGCCTGCGACGTCCGTCTTCGGTTCACTCGCGGAAGCCTCGGCTTTTTTCCAGGCGGGTTCCTTGGGTTATTCGGCCACGCCCGACCCGCGGACATTCCAGGGATTGGAGTTGCGGTGCCACCGTTGGCAGGTCGAGCCGTTGCACGTCTCCTCGGTGGAGTCCAACTTCTTCGACGACCGCGGGATCTTCCCGCCGGGGTCCATCGAGTTCGATTGCGCGCTGCTGATGCGGGACATCCAACACGAATGGCACGGGCGGGCCGACCTTTGCTGCGCGGGCGAGACTTCCCCTGTGAAGCTCGGAGCGTAG